The following nucleotide sequence is from Paenibacillus andongensis.
GATCCAAGTTCCTGATACGAAGAAACTGAACGCAGAGGTGCAAAGCGTACTAGGGACAAAAGCAAACAAATAACACCGTTCCTGCGGGTTCATTCGCAGCACGGTGTTTTTTTGTGCGTAGATAAGAATGTGTAAGTTTTATTACACTTCGCGTCATCAGTCTTGACAAACGCGCTCGTCCTGAAGGACGACGGAGTCGTTTATCCTTGGATTAAAGTGGGGGGATACCGCCATCTAACAAGAATTTGGCATAGGCGATAGGGTTGAAAAAAGTAGCTTTCCATATCTCCTGCATTTTGGCTTCAAGGAAGCAATAGCGTTGATCTTTCCCGTTGCATTCAATAAATAAGGGAAGTCCGTCGCTTGTGATCCCTATATCGAGCCCAATATCAGCTAAGTAGGGCAGTTCTGTACTGAGATGCCGAGCGACACGCAGAGAGAATTCGGTAATTTGGTGTAATACTTCCTCTTGATTAAGATGAGGGTATTCGGTGGATAGAATATCGGGTAAAGCTCGCACTTCTCCACCCTGCGCTACATTCGTGAGAAACAGCTTACGTGATGCGACTTTCGCAACCATACCTGTTATTCCCCATTCGCCAGATGCCCCGCGCTGAGCAGATATGCGAAGATCGAAGGGTCGGCCATCAAATGTAGCCAGAGGCAGGCGCTGCTGAATCATGTAGGTGTTGCTTTGGATTTTGCGTCGTAAGGTCAAAGGAAGGTACTGACGGAAGCTTACTGTCCGCCAGAGTTGGTTGCTGATCTTCATGCTTGCCGGGTAAATGAGCTTCCAGCTCCTAACATTGCGATCCATTTTCATCACGCCACGTCCGATGCTGGAATTGGTAGGTTTTATAATGAGAGAATCGTAGGCTGACATCATGATTTTCATATTTTTGAAGGTAGCCGGGTAAGTCCTTGGCAGATGGGGGCGAATGCTATCATTTTTCAGCAAAATATCGTGAATGTGCAGTTTACTATAGCGGTTCCATCTATTAAACAAGATTACGCCTCGCTTGGTCCATTCCTCCAGTTTCTGATAAGAAGCATGGTCCAAATAAATCGCTCGATTATGAATTACCGCGGGTAGATCCAACCATTTTTGCTCAAAGCAGAGACCTTCTTGTACATAAGCGAGTACTTTCATCTTATCGATAAGGACATCCTGAAGGCGGAAATAGCAAGGAATTACACCGTATTGCTTGCCAGCTTCTTCATAAAATGGAATAGCTTCATACTTTGTGTTCCCTAGGGGAATACCTGCGTATAAGGAATCATTGACCAAAATACCCACATAGGGATTCGACATCTACTTCACTCCTTCTCCTTCAGAGGGCTGGGATTTATGAGATTGTAACTCTCCTCAGTTTATGGAAAAGCAGGGGTGCTTGTTTGTACGGATGCCGATACTTTCCATGCAGCAATGGGACAAATGCCCAAGCTTTGCCTTTTAATCCGCATATGTATAGAGAGTAGTTGGTGAATTGACCATTTATCTAGGTTAGCGCACATTTTCTCGGGCTAGCGTACCTATCGGGCGGGGACTGAATATGTTACAAGTGACTAATTCTTGGAGAATGGAGAGGAGTCTATGAGTAAGAGTAAGAACAACAGAGCAAGACCTTTCGTGAAAAAAGTAATCTCCAGCAGGGTGAACGAACTGGATTGGATAGATGAGATTGAGCCAGAATCTGCTCCAGTGAAGCAAGAAAAAACAGAGAAAGCTGAGAAAGCCGAGAAAGCAGAAAAAGAACCTGTTCAGAAGACGGTAACGAGTGATCCGCAAACGCCACTCAAAGGGAATGTGAAAGCCCCAGTCGAAACGACCAAAATTAACAAGCAATCTAGTCTAATGAAGGTATCCACTACTTCCACCGCTCCCCCACCGCCACTGTTATTGCTTTCGGAAAGGAAAACGGGGAAATTTGCAAACCCTGTCGTCTATACAGATGATATTGTGGAAGAAGCGATTACTTGGGAGAAAATTGCAAATCGCTCTGTTGATGAAAGTAAAATCAAACCACTAAGTATCGGCACGAAAGCTCTGAAGGATTTTGCTATCGAAAACTCGAAGCTAGCTCCGGGAAGCGTAACAAGAGATAAGATCGCTAATCAAGCGATCAACGATGAACATATTGCTCCGCATAGTATCTTGGGTGATAAAATTCAGGATGAATCCATTCCGGGCAGTAAACTGTTGGACAATAGTATCACAGCCGATAAACTGGCCGATCAAACCATTGATTCCTTAAAAATTGCTCACGGTTCCATTCTTCCACAACATTTATCTGAGCTGATCATTACGAGCGAACTCATTGATAATCAGGCGATAACTGGAGAGAAAATTCGTAGTGGCGCCGTGCAAGCAAAGCATTTGTCCAATTATATTATTGATACCGCCAAGCTGACGGATGCTTCCGTCACAACAGATAAGTTAAGAGATCAGGCTGTGACCGAAGAAAAAATCGCCAATGCGAGTATTACCTCAGTTCATTTTCAACCACAAAGTATTTATGGAGAGCACTTAGCTAACGGCAGCGTTCTAAGTCATAACATTGCTCCGCGTCAAATCGAAACAACGCATATTGCTGATCTTGCTATTGAGAACTTTCATTTGAAGGATGAGTCGATCACCACAGAGAAGCTGGCATGGGATGCTGTAAATCAGGATCAGATTGCGGATATGGCTGTATCGAGCGCGAAGATTGCTCCACTAGCGATTGAGACGAAACATTTGCAGGAATCCTCCATCTATGGTGAACATATTACCGATGAAGCAATCACGAGTCGTCATATCGCCGCAAGCTCGATTCAAGCGGAGCATATTGCGAATGGCGCTTTATATGGAAGTTTGCTTTCGGATGGAAGCATTACATCAGATAAGTTGGCAGAAAACCTCATTACGGATAGTCACATTCAACCTAATGCCATTCAAAGCCAGCATCTTGCGGACGCTATCATTTCGACGACGAAACTGAAAGATGGGTCCATTACATCAGCTAAATTGGTAGAGGACCTTGTGGAAGGAAAGCATATTCGCAGTCAAACGATTGGTAATAGGCATTTGATTGATGGAGAAATAACGCCTTCAAAGCTTCAAGATGGAACGATCACCTCATCTAAATTAGCCGAAGGCTCGGTTGAGGGAAGACATATTAAAGCACAATCCATAGACAATACACATTTGGCTGATCATACGATTTCTACCGCTAAGCTTGAGGCGGGGTCTGTGACGAATGAGAAATTATCGGAGGGCAGTGTAGATACTTCGAAGTTGAAGGAAGAAAGTGTAACTTCTGATAAGATCTCACCGAATTCCATCAAAACGGGACATTTGCAGGAAGGCATCATTAGTAGTATTCATTTGAAAGATGTAGCCGTACTAGGTCAGCACATTACTCATCAGGCCATTGGTAAAGAGCATCTTCAGAATGGAATTGTTACCGGGGATAAGATCGGATTAAATGTGATTCGCTCGGAGCATGTCGTTGATCAAGCAATCGGTGAGAAACAAATTGCTTGGTTAGCGGTTCAACGCGAACACATAGCTGAAGAAGCCATTTCAACGCTTCATATGCAAGATGAAACCATAACAACGAGTAAAATCGCGGAAGAAGCTGTAACGAGCAGTAAAATGGCCTCCATGTCGATTGAAACTCGCCATTTACAAGAGAAAATTATTAATGGGCTACACATTAAACCAGGTGCAATAACGTCTGAACATTTAGCCCAAGGTTCCATTACTATTGGTATTTTCGCTGACCGAAGTCTGGAAGGAACCAAACTTATCGAAGGATCGATCACCTCTGAAACACTTGCTCAAGGAGCTGTTACAGAAGAGAAGCTGGCAAGCGGAGCGGTTGGGACCCAGCATCTGCAAGCTGAATCCGTATCGTCCAAGGTACTCCAGGATCGAGCAGTCACATCGAGGAAACTGGAAGACCAAGCGGTGATGGAAGTCAATTTAGCAGATGCGAGTGTGACTAGCCGCAAAATCACAGTGAAAGCTATCAATAGTGAGCATATCGCTGACGGGGCGATTACAGCGGCTAAACTGGCTAATGAAAGTATTCATGGCAGTAAGCTAGTGAGCGGAGCGCTAAGTGGAAGACATTTGGCAGACGGTGCTGTCACGAGTTCCAAAATTTCAGCGCTTGCTGTAAATAGTGAGCATTTAGTGGATGGTGCTGTAAGCAGTTCGAAGTTGGCAATGGGCAGCATAGACAGTACGAAGCTGTCTCTAGGATCAGTTGCGAGCAAACATCTGTCTGATGGTGCTGTAGATGGTGCAAAGCTAGCGCTTGGCGTTGTTGATACGGAACACCTGGCTAACGGTGCTGTCGATAATGATAAGCTTGCTGCGAATTCGGTAGACGGAAGCAAATTAATACTTGGTGCTGTTAGTAACTATCATCTAGCGGATAATGCGGTGTATGGAGCAAAGCTGGCGACAGGCAGTGTAGACGGCAGTAAGTTGACAACGGGCTCAATAAGAAATGAGCATCTGTCAGACGGTGTTGTAGATGGTGTGAAGTTGGCAGCAGGTTGTGTGGACGGGACTAAGTTAACGGTGGGTTCGGTTCATCGGGAACATCTCATGGATAACGTTGTAGATGGATCGAAGCTGGCGGCAGGCGCAATAAATAATGAGCACTTAGCAAATGGCATAGTGGATGGGTCAAAGCTTGCAGACAGCAGCGTAGGAAGTAGTAAATTAGCGCTTGGAACGGTTGGCAGCGGTCACCTTATTGATGGTTCTGTTACGAGTGCAAAGCTTGCTGCGGGTATTGTTGACAGCAGTAAGTTAGTCACTGGGGCTGTGAACAGCGATCATATCGCTGCTGGATCCATTAATGCCTCAAAGTTGGCTCCAAACAGTGTGGACAGCAGTAAGTTAGTAGCAGGTGCAGTTACGAATGAGCACTTGGGAGACGGAAGCATTACAAGCAGCAAGCTGGCGCCGTTCAGTGTGGATGGCAGTAAGCTGGTATCTGCGGCAATTAGTGGTTTTCATCTTGCAGAAGGTGCAGTGGATATTACGAAGCTAGCCGCTGGAAGTGTTGATGGCAGCAAACTGACAGCTGCATCTGTCAACAACGCTCACCTTATCGACGGTGCTGTCGATGGGGCTAAGCTGGCCGCAGGCAGTGTAGATGGCAGTAAGTTGACCGCAGGTGCTGTTAGTGGCGATCATCTTGCTGACGGTGCATTGTATGGCGCGAAGCTGGCAGCGGGAAGTATTGATGGCAGCAAGTTGGCCTCTGGCATCATCAGCAACTATCATTTGACGATTGGCAGCGTGGATGGAAGTAAGATCATCACAGGTGCAGTTACGAATGGACATCTGGCGGACGGTGC
It contains:
- a CDS encoding YheC/YheD family endospore coat-associated protein, whose translation is MSNPYVGILVNDSLYAGIPLGNTKYEAIPFYEEAGKQYGVIPCYFRLQDVLIDKMKVLAYVQEGLCFEQKWLDLPAVIHNRAIYLDHASYQKLEEWTKRGVILFNRWNRYSKLHIHDILLKNDSIRPHLPRTYPATFKNMKIMMSAYDSLIIKPTNSSIGRGVMKMDRNVRSWKLIYPASMKISNQLWRTVSFRQYLPLTLRRKIQSNTYMIQQRLPLATFDGRPFDLRISAQRGASGEWGITGMVAKVASRKLFLTNVAQGGEVRALPDILSTEYPHLNQEEVLHQITEFSLRVARHLSTELPYLADIGLDIGITSDGLPLFIECNGKDQRYCFLEAKMQEIWKATFFNPIAYAKFLLDGGIPPL
- a CDS encoding WIAG-tail domain; this encodes MSKSKNNRARPFVKKVISSRVNELDWIDEIEPESAPVKQEKTEKAEKAEKAEKEPVQKTVTSDPQTPLKGNVKAPVETTKINKQSSLMKVSTTSTAPPPPLLLLSERKTGKFANPVVYTDDIVEEAITWEKIANRSVDESKIKPLSIGTKALKDFAIENSKLAPGSVTRDKIANQAINDEHIAPHSILGDKIQDESIPGSKLLDNSITADKLADQTIDSLKIAHGSILPQHLSELIITSELIDNQAITGEKIRSGAVQAKHLSNYIIDTAKLTDASVTTDKLRDQAVTEEKIANASITSVHFQPQSIYGEHLANGSVLSHNIAPRQIETTHIADLAIENFHLKDESITTEKLAWDAVNQDQIADMAVSSAKIAPLAIETKHLQESSIYGEHITDEAITSRHIAASSIQAEHIANGALYGSLLSDGSITSDKLAENLITDSHIQPNAIQSQHLADAIISTTKLKDGSITSAKLVEDLVEGKHIRSQTIGNRHLIDGEITPSKLQDGTITSSKLAEGSVEGRHIKAQSIDNTHLADHTISTAKLEAGSVTNEKLSEGSVDTSKLKEESVTSDKISPNSIKTGHLQEGIISSIHLKDVAVLGQHITHQAIGKEHLQNGIVTGDKIGLNVIRSEHVVDQAIGEKQIAWLAVQREHIAEEAISTLHMQDETITTSKIAEEAVTSSKMASMSIETRHLQEKIINGLHIKPGAITSEHLAQGSITIGIFADRSLEGTKLIEGSITSETLAQGAVTEEKLASGAVGTQHLQAESVSSKVLQDRAVTSRKLEDQAVMEVNLADASVTSRKITVKAINSEHIADGAITAAKLANESIHGSKLVSGALSGRHLADGAVTSSKISALAVNSEHLVDGAVSSSKLAMGSIDSTKLSLGSVASKHLSDGAVDGAKLALGVVDTEHLANGAVDNDKLAANSVDGSKLILGAVSNYHLADNAVYGAKLATGSVDGSKLTTGSIRNEHLSDGVVDGVKLAAGCVDGTKLTVGSVHREHLMDNVVDGSKLAAGAINNEHLANGIVDGSKLADSSVGSSKLALGTVGSGHLIDGSVTSAKLAAGIVDSSKLVTGAVNSDHIAAGSINASKLAPNSVDSSKLVAGAVTNEHLGDGSITSSKLAPFSVDGSKLVSAAISGFHLAEGAVDITKLAAGSVDGSKLTAASVNNAHLIDGAVDGAKLAAGSVDGSKLTAGAVSGDHLADGALYGAKLAAGSIDGSKLASGIISNYHLTIGSVDGSKIITGAVTNGHLADGAVDEAKLADDSVNGRILAGGSVSGEHLVDHAVSGSKLAPGSVDGSKISVGAVTKEHLAEAAVDGSKLTAGSVDSSKLAECAVRNEHLKDGAVDAAKLAIGSVDSSKLAFGAVDSSHLAPGSVDGSKLTAGSVDGSKLASGAVNSSHLADGALEGSKLTVGSIDGSKLAYASISNFHIASGSIDGTKLKPSAVRNEHIADGSLSVTKLTENVLQTPSAQKNITQQFGLVPFEMKLQDEMMEVVLNFDEKFADENYVLTAMTDHQSCYVSVKQKSMDNAVVSIMRAKFSPDQQGIVNWIAIGKKL